In Xyrauchen texanus isolate HMW12.3.18 chromosome 14, RBS_HiC_50CHRs, whole genome shotgun sequence, the following are encoded in one genomic region:
- the akap11 gene encoding A-kinase anchor protein 11 isoform X1 — protein sequence MDACARIKGVPLKSRATMRKETIREGSNPCLKSLLKHKKELCNVVMELHNKEPQCLSEIHYVCLPSHTEGENFTLQALKSLSTEMMELLRSLHVHTLKDEEILLLKDPKRPFERKDSVSQVSCLRALCILRHSPTPQVSVCTLLGLLARYTAGIRYALELQVLQRGTLESCQAEDDDTNQSVSSIEEDFVTAFEHLEEEVTGANSQQNLRDVASQTAPSHLKDLSGSRIIISSIHKNSVCKQKSTAKVADSVLKSIWPEDSETLYTPSSPPKGLATSPSLTESDDSDCSSPSPIIFLDEVGYQKSLKAKLDIPKVPILKEGVEDSDSEVSEFFDSFDQFDELEHCFDSNIKVLKEQPLPGQVEKKYIDNPAMNPHKFDHRTLPANVKKPTPLKPGSPYSILSDAPDSPRLVRTPCEESVPLFSPVRSSAFSPLGEGGSLEYFWKADGDSSELRKPQDLCSLYKTYSDFANNLSREILGSVCGYSSPVDFNINKNLSCVCHKEFKNTNGYLMKLSDIQETVTITKSQSQSLKDGIQKFATDLVEISLGSALKDLQKGVSSCTTTLCHLAARLTSSVFQMAFHEIGMRHAYVLKERAINGLASFLVGEAVSGALKDFLFVKKQIFNNTVTRFAADLAEELVFEGIMEVCQFSHPSTPLTPSDWSFEQEEEVVSSYASDLSESVLQEAFIELSQADVTFTTQAAISVSVDNVCYVSAEDTSLITKTCSAQTSYPGSQALEEAGNQEQDGCTVKKALYCVSGMASCVSVPVAGQVISHVRNSKEPSLYISSIGHICQTSPKRIICCKGDASNSTSDTSSVTLTESLPGSAKKQDINFEEIVSNPSTENDSGKPSIGKTFQNFSGNMVETIVGEAFDLMHSSTKVKKKVEDCTDFLSKSIAAHISSPSHGMVKSHDASSWSSQAQRAPFHLVSKGACDLTSRSIHPVSKHTSEVHHAMRRDTLEVPSFEIASCYGRKVGAEEIFSSNYGTKSVETPSTPPSSPQQPSEEHSEKQIRHFSKKLKGKLAKEFSPATPPPTPFYPAATDSKEAGSVSDKADFMLKLIRSLSEEAGSNEDEEEDQEDGLHSRNLQVELSPNVRNRVNERGALHYAERLACHMVSMATEMDTLSFGEVKRPEGDESKGSVAMHSAQFSEQTLNYFWTYAGEVAGEVIDDVKRMMSSTNCRHITIKRGSASSADKLQGVDYKDSLLGSLAHQWSGDVQASVHSSHCGGSSKMSSEYPSCESVTDEYEGYLIKVLKKEGGNRELILDQYATRLAYRSIKSGLAHAARKINQRSPLRFHSSRCLHNDRSHEAPQIPISKSSVLTHGKDGSSCESLPCACQNSQDISSNEYIELVNFAESLAYKITCDVTRKLQMSSIRLPKSLTDSCLYRKSNVEDLPENFMKSTFSCSLLPYTETNRLYHSTGSLNDGKCNNNIMQVIEHYARKIVDDTLEMTLGPGCIQAARDRRALEPNSFTEKLAKAYQACRYCQGRDCLFCSRDGVRSFQGLKKRRQQDSDAVSGLEIPRIHIDLDKRAAFAEEMVSSAIEKAKKELSCTSLNADSGIGHDGASFAESLTTEIVTSALSNVSQSVNLGTSRREVVSVTESTVSQQLSLSVGDDSLGSWSNLSFEEEHPDETSSFHHLSDSSNGNSSSWSSLGLEGEVYEEHFSFSPDSDYTEEKEAEAKDDSGGAVRVEKEHGQAERALLVVSTDVRVRTLDPQLTAVLQWIAASIADLPLMKLNQYSAQELQQLPAVAQRLREREFRVGELLQALLRYFEECRTEEDPENGDVRQSHKSLFQWLLEQA from the exons ATGGATGCCTGCGCACGGATCAAAGGGGTCCCACTGAAGagccgtgccaccatgaggaaagAG acCATCCGTGAGGGCTCGAACCCATGCCTGAAGAGCCTGTTGAAACACAAGAAAGAGCTGTGCAATGTGGTCATGGAGCTGCATAATAAAGAACCACAGTGTCTTTCAGAA ATACATTATGTATGCTTACCTAGTCACACCGAGGGGGAGAATTTCACTCTACAG GCTCTAAAATCTCTTTCCACTGAGATGATGGAGTTGCTTAGATCACTTCATGTGCATACACTTAAAGATGAAGAGATTCTGCTCCTTAAAGATCCCAAAAGACCCTTTGAGAGAAAAGACAGTGTTTCCCAG GTCAGCTGTTTAAGAGCCTTGTGTATATTGAGGCATAGCCCTACTCCTCAGGTTAGTGTTTGCACCTTGCTGGGGTTGTTGGCTCGATACACTGCTGGGATAAGATATGCCCTGGAGTTACAGGTTCTGCAGAGGGGCACATTAGAATCATGTCAAGCTGAGGATGATGACACAAATCAGTCTGTGTCTTCTATTGAAGAGGACTTTGTTACTGCTTTTGAGCATCTTGAAGAGGAGGTTACAG GTGCCAATAGCCAGCAGAACCTCAGAGACGTTGCCTCCCAGACTGCCCCCTCTCATTTAAAAGACTTATCAGGATCTCGCATCATAATAAGTTCCATACACAAAAATTCAGTGTGCAAGCAAAAGTCCACTGCAAAAGTGGCAGACTCTGTCCTGAAGTCCATATGGCCTGAGGATTCAGAGACCTTGTACACACCTAGTAGCCCACCAAAGGGACTTGCTACCTCCCCATCCCTCACAGAGTCAGATGACTCAGACTGCTCCAGTCCCAGCCCTATTATATTTCTGGATGAAGTTGGATATCAGAAAAGTCTTAAAGCAAAACTTGACATTCCCAAGGTCCCCATTTTAAAAGAGGGTGTGGAAGACTCTGACTCAGAAGTCAGTGAATTTTTCGACAGCTTTGATCAGTTTGATGAACTCGAGCATTGTTTTGATTCCAACATCAAGGTCCTGAAagaacagcccctccctggtcaAGTAGAGAAAAAGTATATTGACAACCCAGCAATGAACCCTCACAAATTTGATCATAGAACTCTCCCAGCCAATGTCAAGAAACCGACTCCACTCAAGCCAGGATCACCATACAGTATTCTCTCCGATGCACCAGATTCCCCACGGCTGGTAAGGACTCCTTGTGAGGAAAGCGTGCCGCTCTTCAGTCCAGTTCGTTCATCAGCATTTAGCCCCCTGGGAGAAGGAGGGTCCTTGGAGTATTTTTGGAAAGCTGATGGTGATAGCTCTGAATTACGTAAACCACAGGAcctttgttccctttacaaaacgTACTCTGACTTTGCCAATAACCTGTCGAGAGAAATCCTCGGATCTGTGTGTGGATACTCCTCCCCTGTTGATTTTAACATTAATAAGAACTTGAGCTGTGTGTGTCACAAGGAGTTCAAAAACACTAATGGGTATCTGATGAAGCTGTCAGACATTCAGGAGACAGTCACCATCACCAAATCCCAATCACAGTCTCTGAAGGATGGGATTCAGAAGTTTGCTACAGACTTGGTCGAAATAAGCCTTGGAAGTGCCTTAAAGGACTTGCAGAAAGGAGTGTCCTCCTGTACCACTACACTTTGCCATTTGGCTGCAAGGCTGACTTCTTCAGTATTTCAAATGGCCTTTCATGAGATAGGCATGCGCCATGCATATGTCCTAAAAGAGCGTGCCATAAATGGACTGGCCAGTTTCCTTGTAGGGGAAGCCGTTTCTGGAGCCCTCAAAGACTTtctgtttgtgaaaaagcagatTTTCAACAACACTGTCACTCGATTTGCAGCGGACCTTGCTGAGGAATTAGTGTTTGAAGGAATTATGGAGGTTTGCCAATTTTCACATCCCTCTACACCTCTTACACCAAGCGACTGGTCTTTTGAACAAGAGGAAGAAGTGGTTTCTTCCTATGCTTCTGACCTGTCAGAGTCAGTTCTCCAAGAGGCTTTTATAGAGCTCTCACAAGCTGACGTGACTTTCACTACACAAGCAGCCATCAGCGTGTCAGTGGATAACGTATGCTATGTAAGTGCTGAAGATACTTCTTTAATCACAAAGACCTGCAGTGCCCAGACCAGTTATCCTGGATCTCAGGCTCTAGAAGAGGCTGGAAACCAAGAGCAGGATGGTTGCACAGTAAAGAAAGCCTTGTATTGTGTGTCAGGTATGGCCAGTTGTGTTTCAGTACCTGTGGCTGGCCAGGTCATATCTCATGTACGAAACTCAAAGGAACCTTCTCTGTATATATCCAGTATTGGTCACATATGCCAGACCAGCCCTAAAAGAATAATTTGTTGCAAAGGGGATGCTTCAAACTCGACCTCAGATACTTCTTCAGTAACTCTGACTGAATCATTGCCAGGTTCTGCAAAAAAACAGGATATTAATTTTGAGGAAATAGTTAGCAATCCATCCACTGAAAATGATTCTGGCAAACCTTCAATTGGCAAAACTTTTCAGAACTTCTCTGGCAATATGGTAGAAACCATAGTAGGTGAGGCATTCGATCTCATGCATTCTTCAacaaaagtgaagaaaaaagtgGAGGATTGTACAGACTTTCTGAGCAAATCTATAGCTGCGCATATATCCTCTCCAAGCCATGGAATGGTTAAATCACATGATGCATCATCTTGGAGTTCACAAGCTCAGAGAGCACCCTTTCACTTGGTGTCAAAGGGTGCTTGTGACCTTACCTCCAGAAGTATACATCCAGTCTCCAAACACACTTCAGAAGTACATCATGCCATGAGAAGGGACACATTAGAAGTGCCCAGTTTTGAAATTGCCTCCTGTTATGGTAGAAAGGTGGGTGCAGAGGAGATCTTTAGCAGTAACTATGGAACAAAATCAGTGGAAACCCCAAGCACTCCACCCTCAAGCCCTCAGCAACCATCGGAAGAGcacagtgagaaacagatcagacatttctccaaaaagctcAAAGGTAAACTTGCAAAAGAATTCTCTCCTGCAACCCCTCCACCCACCCCATTTTACCCAGCTGCCACTGACTCCAAAGAAGCTGGTTCAGTTTCAGACAAAGCAGATTTTATGCTAAAGCTCATTAGGTCTCTTTCTGAAGAAGCTGGTAGCAatgaagatgaggaggaggaCCAGGAAGATGGCCTTCACTCCAGAAACTTACAGGTGGAGCTGAGCCCTAATGTCAGGAACAGAGTGAATGAGAGGGGTGCACTCCATTATGCCGAGCGTTTAGCATGCCACATGGTTTCCATGGCAACTGAGATGGACACACTAAGCTTTGGAGAGGTAAAAAGGCCTGAGGGTGATGAGAGCAAAGGCAGTGTTGCCATGCATAGCGCACAGTTCTCAGAGCAGACGTTGAATTATTTTTGGACGTACGCTGGAGAAGTTGCTGGAGAAGTCATCGATGATGTTAAGAGGATGATGAGTTCAACCAACTGTCGTCACATAACAATTAAAAGAGGATCTGCAAGCTCTGCAGACAAACTTCAGGGTGTAGATTACAAGGACTCTCTTCTGGGAAGCTTGGCTCATCAATGGTCTGGTGATGTCCAGGCATCAGTCCATAGCTCTCATTGTGGCGGTTCCAGTAAGATGTCATCAGAGTATCCAAGCTGTGAAAGTGTCACTGATGAATATGAAGGATACCTTATTAAAGTCCTGAAGAAAGAGGGAGGCAACCGAGAGCTTATACTGGATCAGTATGCCACTCGTTTGGCCTATCGATCAATAAAATCAGGCCTTGCTCATGCGGCACGAAAAATAAATCAGAGATCCCCTTTGAGGTTTCACTCCTCTAGGTGTCTACACAATGATCGTAGCCACGAGGCTCCTCAAATCCCCATATCTAAATCATCTGTACTTACTCATGGAAAAGATGGATCCTCTTGTGAATCTCTGCCATGTGCTTGTCAAAACAGTCAAGATATTAGCAGTAATGAATATATAGAACTTGTGAACTTTGCCGAGTCACTGGCCTACAAAATCACTTGTGATGTTACAAGAAAGCTTCAAATGTCATCAATTAGACTGCCAAAATCTCTCACTGATTCTTGCCTCTACAGGAAATCCAACGTTGAGGACTTACCTGAAAATTTtatgaaaagtacattttcatgctCTCTTTTACCTTACACAGAGACTAACAGGCTGTATCATAGCACTGGCAGCCTGAATGACGGCAAATGCAACAACAATATCATGCAAGTGATTGAACATTATGCCAGGAAAATTGTCGATGACACTTTGGAAATGACACTGGGCCCGGGATGTATTCAGGCTGCTAGGGACAGAAGGGCACTAGAGCCTAATTCTTTCACAGAAAAGCTGGCTAAGGCGTACCAAGCCTGCCGATACTGCCAAGGTCGAGATTGCCTGTTTTGCAGTAGAGATGGTGTTCGCAGTTTCCAGGGACTGAAAAAAAGGAGGCAACAGGATTCCGATGCAGTGAGTGGGCTAGAAATTCCAAGAATTCACATTGATTTGGATAAGAGAGCTGCTTTTGCTGAGGAAATGGTGTCCAGTGCTATTGAGAAAGCGAAAAAGGAACTGAGCTGCACCAGCCTGAATGCAGACAGTGGGATTGGTCACGATGGCGCAAGCTTTGCAGAAAGCCTCACCACAGAGATTGTGACATCCGCATTATCCAACGTCAGCCAAAGTGTCAACCTTGG TACTTCTAGGAGGGAGGTTGTCAGTGTGACAGAATCAACCGTGAGTCAGCAGCTGAGTTTGAGTGTTGGTGATGACAGTCTTGGTAGCTGGTCCAATTTGAGCTTTGAAGAAGAACACCCTGATGAGACCAGCAGCTTTCACCATCTAAGTGACAG
- the akap11 gene encoding A-kinase anchor protein 11 isoform X2 — MDACARIKGVPLKSRATMRKETIREGSNPCLKSLLKHKKELCNVVMELHNKEPQCLSEIHYVCLPSHTEGENFTLQALKSLSTEMMELLRSLHVHTLKDEEILLLKDPKRPFERKDSVSQVSCLRALCILRHSPTPQVSVCTLLGLLARYTAGIRYALELQVLQRGTLESCQAEDDDTNQSVSSIEEDFVTAFEHLEEEVTGANSQQNLRDVASQTAPSHLKDLSGSRIIISSIHKNSVCKQKSTAKVADSVLKSIWPEDSETLYTPSSPPKGLATSPSLTESDDSDCSSPSPIIFLDEVGYQKSLKAKLDIPKVPILKEGVEDSDSEVSEFFDSFDQFDELEHCFDSNIKVLKEQPLPGQVEKKYIDNPAMNPHKFDHRTLPANVKKPTPLKPGSPYSILSDAPDSPRLVRTPCEESVPLFSPVRSSAFSPLGEGGSLEYFWKADGDSSELRKPQDLCSLYKTYSDFANNLSREILGSVCGYSSPVDFNINKNLSCVCHKEFKNTNGYLMKLSDIQETVTITKSQSQSLKDGIQKFATDLVEISLGSALKDLQKGVSSCTTTLCHLAARLTSSVFQMAFHEIGMRHAYVLKERAINGLASFLVGEAVSGALKDFLFVKKQIFNNTVTRFAADLAEELVFEGIMEVCQFSHPSTPLTPSDWSFEQEEEVVSSYASDLSESVLQEAFIELSQADVTFTTQAAISVSVDNVCYVSAEDTSLITKTCSAQTSYPGSQALEEAGNQEQDGCTVKKALYCVSGMASCVSVPVAGQVISHVRNSKEPSLYISSIGHICQTSPKRIICCKGDASNSTSDTSSVTLTESLPGSAKKQDINFEEIVSNPSTENDSGKPSIGKTFQNFSGNMVETIVGEAFDLMHSSTKVKKKVEDCTDFLSKSIAAHISSPSHGMVKSHDASSWSSQAQRAPFHLVSKGACDLTSRSIHPVSKHTSEVHHAMRRDTLEVPSFEIASCYGRKVGAEEIFSSNYGTKSVETPSTPPSSPQQPSEEHSEKQIRHFSKKLKGKLAKEFSPATPPPTPFYPAATDSKEAGSVSDKADFMLKLIRSLSEEAGSNEDEEEDQEDGLHSRNLQVELSPNVRNRVNERGALHYAERLACHMVSMATEMDTLSFGEVKRPEGDESKGSVAMHSAQFSEQTLNYFWTYAGEVAGEVIDDVKRMMSSTNCRHITIKRGSASSADKLQGVDYKDSLLGSLAHQWSGDVQASVHSSHCGGSSKMSSEYPSCESVTDEYEGYLIKVLKKEGGNRELILDQYATRLAYRSIKSGLAHAARKINQRSPLRFHSSRCLHNDRSHEAPQIPISKSSVLTHGKDGSSCESLPCACQNSQDISSNEYIELVNFAESLAYKITCDVTRKLQMSSIRLPKSLTDSCLYRKSNVEDLPENFMKSTFSCSLLPYTETNRLYHSTGSLNDGKCNNNIMQVIEHYARKIVDDTLEMTLGPGCIQAARDRRALEPNSFTEKLAKAYQACRYCQGRDCLFCSRDGVRSFQGLKKRRQQDSDAVSGLEIPRIHIDLDKRAAFAEEMVSSAIEKAKKELSCTSLNADSGIGHDGASFAESLTTEIVTSALSNVSQSVNLGTSRREVVSVTESTVSQQLSLSVGDDSLGSWSNLSFEEEHPDETSSFHHLSDRSSASGKGTWAGGKSSVGSEYGCEGPDSGPPADSSAPVDSRLYC; from the exons ATGGATGCCTGCGCACGGATCAAAGGGGTCCCACTGAAGagccgtgccaccatgaggaaagAG acCATCCGTGAGGGCTCGAACCCATGCCTGAAGAGCCTGTTGAAACACAAGAAAGAGCTGTGCAATGTGGTCATGGAGCTGCATAATAAAGAACCACAGTGTCTTTCAGAA ATACATTATGTATGCTTACCTAGTCACACCGAGGGGGAGAATTTCACTCTACAG GCTCTAAAATCTCTTTCCACTGAGATGATGGAGTTGCTTAGATCACTTCATGTGCATACACTTAAAGATGAAGAGATTCTGCTCCTTAAAGATCCCAAAAGACCCTTTGAGAGAAAAGACAGTGTTTCCCAG GTCAGCTGTTTAAGAGCCTTGTGTATATTGAGGCATAGCCCTACTCCTCAGGTTAGTGTTTGCACCTTGCTGGGGTTGTTGGCTCGATACACTGCTGGGATAAGATATGCCCTGGAGTTACAGGTTCTGCAGAGGGGCACATTAGAATCATGTCAAGCTGAGGATGATGACACAAATCAGTCTGTGTCTTCTATTGAAGAGGACTTTGTTACTGCTTTTGAGCATCTTGAAGAGGAGGTTACAG GTGCCAATAGCCAGCAGAACCTCAGAGACGTTGCCTCCCAGACTGCCCCCTCTCATTTAAAAGACTTATCAGGATCTCGCATCATAATAAGTTCCATACACAAAAATTCAGTGTGCAAGCAAAAGTCCACTGCAAAAGTGGCAGACTCTGTCCTGAAGTCCATATGGCCTGAGGATTCAGAGACCTTGTACACACCTAGTAGCCCACCAAAGGGACTTGCTACCTCCCCATCCCTCACAGAGTCAGATGACTCAGACTGCTCCAGTCCCAGCCCTATTATATTTCTGGATGAAGTTGGATATCAGAAAAGTCTTAAAGCAAAACTTGACATTCCCAAGGTCCCCATTTTAAAAGAGGGTGTGGAAGACTCTGACTCAGAAGTCAGTGAATTTTTCGACAGCTTTGATCAGTTTGATGAACTCGAGCATTGTTTTGATTCCAACATCAAGGTCCTGAAagaacagcccctccctggtcaAGTAGAGAAAAAGTATATTGACAACCCAGCAATGAACCCTCACAAATTTGATCATAGAACTCTCCCAGCCAATGTCAAGAAACCGACTCCACTCAAGCCAGGATCACCATACAGTATTCTCTCCGATGCACCAGATTCCCCACGGCTGGTAAGGACTCCTTGTGAGGAAAGCGTGCCGCTCTTCAGTCCAGTTCGTTCATCAGCATTTAGCCCCCTGGGAGAAGGAGGGTCCTTGGAGTATTTTTGGAAAGCTGATGGTGATAGCTCTGAATTACGTAAACCACAGGAcctttgttccctttacaaaacgTACTCTGACTTTGCCAATAACCTGTCGAGAGAAATCCTCGGATCTGTGTGTGGATACTCCTCCCCTGTTGATTTTAACATTAATAAGAACTTGAGCTGTGTGTGTCACAAGGAGTTCAAAAACACTAATGGGTATCTGATGAAGCTGTCAGACATTCAGGAGACAGTCACCATCACCAAATCCCAATCACAGTCTCTGAAGGATGGGATTCAGAAGTTTGCTACAGACTTGGTCGAAATAAGCCTTGGAAGTGCCTTAAAGGACTTGCAGAAAGGAGTGTCCTCCTGTACCACTACACTTTGCCATTTGGCTGCAAGGCTGACTTCTTCAGTATTTCAAATGGCCTTTCATGAGATAGGCATGCGCCATGCATATGTCCTAAAAGAGCGTGCCATAAATGGACTGGCCAGTTTCCTTGTAGGGGAAGCCGTTTCTGGAGCCCTCAAAGACTTtctgtttgtgaaaaagcagatTTTCAACAACACTGTCACTCGATTTGCAGCGGACCTTGCTGAGGAATTAGTGTTTGAAGGAATTATGGAGGTTTGCCAATTTTCACATCCCTCTACACCTCTTACACCAAGCGACTGGTCTTTTGAACAAGAGGAAGAAGTGGTTTCTTCCTATGCTTCTGACCTGTCAGAGTCAGTTCTCCAAGAGGCTTTTATAGAGCTCTCACAAGCTGACGTGACTTTCACTACACAAGCAGCCATCAGCGTGTCAGTGGATAACGTATGCTATGTAAGTGCTGAAGATACTTCTTTAATCACAAAGACCTGCAGTGCCCAGACCAGTTATCCTGGATCTCAGGCTCTAGAAGAGGCTGGAAACCAAGAGCAGGATGGTTGCACAGTAAAGAAAGCCTTGTATTGTGTGTCAGGTATGGCCAGTTGTGTTTCAGTACCTGTGGCTGGCCAGGTCATATCTCATGTACGAAACTCAAAGGAACCTTCTCTGTATATATCCAGTATTGGTCACATATGCCAGACCAGCCCTAAAAGAATAATTTGTTGCAAAGGGGATGCTTCAAACTCGACCTCAGATACTTCTTCAGTAACTCTGACTGAATCATTGCCAGGTTCTGCAAAAAAACAGGATATTAATTTTGAGGAAATAGTTAGCAATCCATCCACTGAAAATGATTCTGGCAAACCTTCAATTGGCAAAACTTTTCAGAACTTCTCTGGCAATATGGTAGAAACCATAGTAGGTGAGGCATTCGATCTCATGCATTCTTCAacaaaagtgaagaaaaaagtgGAGGATTGTACAGACTTTCTGAGCAAATCTATAGCTGCGCATATATCCTCTCCAAGCCATGGAATGGTTAAATCACATGATGCATCATCTTGGAGTTCACAAGCTCAGAGAGCACCCTTTCACTTGGTGTCAAAGGGTGCTTGTGACCTTACCTCCAGAAGTATACATCCAGTCTCCAAACACACTTCAGAAGTACATCATGCCATGAGAAGGGACACATTAGAAGTGCCCAGTTTTGAAATTGCCTCCTGTTATGGTAGAAAGGTGGGTGCAGAGGAGATCTTTAGCAGTAACTATGGAACAAAATCAGTGGAAACCCCAAGCACTCCACCCTCAAGCCCTCAGCAACCATCGGAAGAGcacagtgagaaacagatcagacatttctccaaaaagctcAAAGGTAAACTTGCAAAAGAATTCTCTCCTGCAACCCCTCCACCCACCCCATTTTACCCAGCTGCCACTGACTCCAAAGAAGCTGGTTCAGTTTCAGACAAAGCAGATTTTATGCTAAAGCTCATTAGGTCTCTTTCTGAAGAAGCTGGTAGCAatgaagatgaggaggaggaCCAGGAAGATGGCCTTCACTCCAGAAACTTACAGGTGGAGCTGAGCCCTAATGTCAGGAACAGAGTGAATGAGAGGGGTGCACTCCATTATGCCGAGCGTTTAGCATGCCACATGGTTTCCATGGCAACTGAGATGGACACACTAAGCTTTGGAGAGGTAAAAAGGCCTGAGGGTGATGAGAGCAAAGGCAGTGTTGCCATGCATAGCGCACAGTTCTCAGAGCAGACGTTGAATTATTTTTGGACGTACGCTGGAGAAGTTGCTGGAGAAGTCATCGATGATGTTAAGAGGATGATGAGTTCAACCAACTGTCGTCACATAACAATTAAAAGAGGATCTGCAAGCTCTGCAGACAAACTTCAGGGTGTAGATTACAAGGACTCTCTTCTGGGAAGCTTGGCTCATCAATGGTCTGGTGATGTCCAGGCATCAGTCCATAGCTCTCATTGTGGCGGTTCCAGTAAGATGTCATCAGAGTATCCAAGCTGTGAAAGTGTCACTGATGAATATGAAGGATACCTTATTAAAGTCCTGAAGAAAGAGGGAGGCAACCGAGAGCTTATACTGGATCAGTATGCCACTCGTTTGGCCTATCGATCAATAAAATCAGGCCTTGCTCATGCGGCACGAAAAATAAATCAGAGATCCCCTTTGAGGTTTCACTCCTCTAGGTGTCTACACAATGATCGTAGCCACGAGGCTCCTCAAATCCCCATATCTAAATCATCTGTACTTACTCATGGAAAAGATGGATCCTCTTGTGAATCTCTGCCATGTGCTTGTCAAAACAGTCAAGATATTAGCAGTAATGAATATATAGAACTTGTGAACTTTGCCGAGTCACTGGCCTACAAAATCACTTGTGATGTTACAAGAAAGCTTCAAATGTCATCAATTAGACTGCCAAAATCTCTCACTGATTCTTGCCTCTACAGGAAATCCAACGTTGAGGACTTACCTGAAAATTTtatgaaaagtacattttcatgctCTCTTTTACCTTACACAGAGACTAACAGGCTGTATCATAGCACTGGCAGCCTGAATGACGGCAAATGCAACAACAATATCATGCAAGTGATTGAACATTATGCCAGGAAAATTGTCGATGACACTTTGGAAATGACACTGGGCCCGGGATGTATTCAGGCTGCTAGGGACAGAAGGGCACTAGAGCCTAATTCTTTCACAGAAAAGCTGGCTAAGGCGTACCAAGCCTGCCGATACTGCCAAGGTCGAGATTGCCTGTTTTGCAGTAGAGATGGTGTTCGCAGTTTCCAGGGACTGAAAAAAAGGAGGCAACAGGATTCCGATGCAGTGAGTGGGCTAGAAATTCCAAGAATTCACATTGATTTGGATAAGAGAGCTGCTTTTGCTGAGGAAATGGTGTCCAGTGCTATTGAGAAAGCGAAAAAGGAACTGAGCTGCACCAGCCTGAATGCAGACAGTGGGATTGGTCACGATGGCGCAAGCTTTGCAGAAAGCCTCACCACAGAGATTGTGACATCCGCATTATCCAACGTCAGCCAAAGTGTCAACCTTGG TACTTCTAGGAGGGAGGTTGTCAGTGTGACAGAATCAACCGTGAGTCAGCAGCTGAGTTTGAGTGTTGGTGATGACAGTCTTGGTAGCTGGTCCAATTTGAGCTTTGAAGAAGAACACCCTGATGAGACCAGCAGCTTTCACCATCTAAGTGACAG